The genomic interval ACTCTCGCTCGGTTACTCCCGCGGCCGCCGAACTCGGCAGCCCGCACGATGCTCCAGTCGAAGCGATGGGTGAACGCGCGCCGCCAGCGTGGTCGTCTCGCTCGCTACGCGTCGCTCACGTCGAGGACGTAGCGGCTCTCAGGGTACGACTCGCCACCGACGGTCGTCCGCTGTTCGTCGACGTGGTCGAACCCGAAGTGCTCGTAGAACGCCCGTCCCGGCTCGTTCGCCGAGAGAACCATCGCGTTGACGCGTTCGACACCGAGGCCTGCGAGTTCGGCCGTCGTCCGGTCGAGCAGTTCGCGGCCGAGGTTCTCGCGTCGATGGTCCGGGTCGACGTACAGTCTGAGGAGGTACCCCTCCCGGTCGGCGTCGGTCCACGTCGCGTGGGCGAAGCCGACCACCCCGTCGTCGGTCTCAGCGTCTCGTTCGGCCACGAGCACAAGCGTGCGCGAGTCCCGGAGTTCGGCCCGAATCTGGTCGGGCGCGTACCAGTCCTCGACCGCCTCCGTGGCCGTCTCGCGCGTCAGGATGTCCGGGTAGTCGGTCGTCCACGACCGCTCTGCCACCGCTCGAATCCCGTCGACGTCGTCCCCGGTCGCTCTGCGAACCGTCATGCGTGCCAGTACCACACCAGGCCGGTTAGCGTTTCGTGCTCCGGTGGACAGGTCGGCCGGTCGACGGAATAGGTCGTGCCGAGGTCGCTCACGGAGTCGCCGTCGGGGTACGCGCCGACACGTCGCGTCGAGCGCGACGACGTCGGCACGACTGTAGTCTACGGAGCGCCCGGGCGAGCGTGACGCTTCATTCCACCCAGTTCCATGGAAGGTTTTAAAATCCAACACCGACGCAGCGTAACACATGACCGATTCGAACTGTCTCTCGGAAGTGACAGTACCCGCGCCGCTCCCGCCGGACGACCCCGACGCGTGGTACGCGCCGGACGTTCGCCGACAGGAGGCGGTCCACCCGGGCGTCGTCGTCACCGTCCGGGGCGAGCGCGACGGGTTCGAGTACGAGACACGGACGCCGTCGCTCTCGGCGGCCGGTCACGACGCACTGGCGGACGTGGAG from Halomarina salina carries:
- a CDS encoding GNAT family N-acetyltransferase, whose protein sequence is MTVRRATGDDVDGIRAVAERSWTTDYPDILTRETATEAVEDWYAPDQIRAELRDSRTLVLVAERDAETDDGVVGFAHATWTDADREGYLLRLYVDPDHRRENLGRELLDRTTAELAGLGVERVNAMVLSANEPGRAFYEHFGFDHVDEQRTTVGGESYPESRYVLDVSDA